Genomic segment of Apium graveolens cultivar Ventura chromosome 7, ASM990537v1, whole genome shotgun sequence:
GGGGTGAGTTGAGATGAATAGCAGTGTGTCGACTTTGCAGGGGTATGATGATGATTATATAGTACATGATTATGTAGTACACTACAGTTGTACACCAAATCAAAATTATTGAAATACCAAAAGTGCCCTCATTGTGTCACAATTTGGCAGtgttcaaaatttttaatttattaaactaTTTTGAAGAAACCCAAGCTCAAAAatggttttttttttttttttttataaataaaaggcTCATCGGTTGTTTTTGAAATATGAGAAACTTTTTAGCAATGCACAAACATTGCATTGTCATTTTTGGCCATTTGCTCGAGACTAACATTGTTTGGCCAGTTACAATAAATTAACATTCTCTATTCATGTATTCAAATTTATGGTTGGGAGCTAgaacatattttttttaaagttCATTCAAATAAATTCATTTCAAATGATTGTTTCTATAAATTgttaccaattctcttttgatttgaaatttaaaattaaattataccTAATTATCACAACCGAGGAATCTGATCTTGATCTCccaattttatatattttattttgtatttatgtTTTATTCCATTGTTTTTTTTTATCCTTGTTGTAAACTTGTACCTCCTCTCTGTCttatgttttatcaaattatAGTGAAACAATTTATCATAACCAAATTATTTATCTAAAATAAACTTCATTGATGGACTACACCAAACTCCtgttaaaatataaaatttttaaagaacATGCCCATCCCTAGAATTACTACCATCAAGAAGCATAGTCTATGAAAACTACATTGTCTGTGCCACATTTAACCGACCAATCTTGACGATCGGTTAAAATTGGATATAATTGGGCAGAACAAGCTGACTAGGCAGCTGGTTAGTAGTTGGTATTTCAGTTTGTAAACTTAATATCAACATCCAGCATACTAGGTACTAGATACCGATATTGTTACAATCATTGATGGCCAAATCACCAAACCAAACATTCAAATGTGGAGACTCAACAATTATAGAGCTTTAATTCATGACAATAGTCCCTACTCCCTTGACATTTACAGCTTCAACTAGATTATCCTGAGACACTCTACCTATCTTCGTCCATTAGCCTTCAATCAAATCCGGCCATGGTGACCTTTAGCAACGGAAATGACCAGTCATCTGGGATGGACGTACGGGATGGTATAAACACACGACACTAAGCAGCTAATTCCATTGATCAAGGTTTTGATTTAGTTGATAAAACAACTTCAGCTTCTACAGATATTCTGGTTCCATACTAGACTATTTCTCTCTTTTGACAGCATCTCCACCTCTGCTCTCTTGGCACCACATCCAATCCAAAGAATCCCCTCTAGCCAGGTACGGAAATGCTCATACTGCCCCCCCAGAGAAACTCCTTCCGATGCCCGGTTCCAACACCACATAATCACTAAAACATGAATAATAGACTCGGGTCGGGAGAAACCTTGCAAACTGGACAGATTGACTAACATCTACCTTCCTAACTCTGAGTTTTGCCATAATTGGAATACAAACTACTGCTACACTCTACAGAATATTTTAGTCTATCGAGTAATTTTCAATCATCACAACTTTATCCCTGTTATTAGACCCACACTGCCGTTCATAAATCAGGGGATTAGAAATGAATGGCTCTAACTTAACCAAAGTAGAGGAATACCTTAAATTTCTCTTGAATCAATCCATATGTACTACGAACCAAGTACCCATACACTTCCACTTTCCATTGCCTACAAACTCCCACCTTCACGCTGCTTAAAGTAATGCTCCAAATCAACTAGATCGCGATCTCTATCTACAAAAAGATCGATTAAGCATTGTTGTCCCACTCCTTAATACGATTTTTCATAAGCTGGTTTACTTTTTCATCTTTAAGAGCTGGATGATTATTAGAAAACAAATAGGCTTACCATTGATCTCCCTGCCAAGACTCATCCGACACAATGTCCTCCCCTGACACTAAAAAGCATCCAACTCCTAAACAAACCACATATTTGGCTTTTCAAACACTACCGGAAataaaatttggatttttagtGCTGTAAAAAAAGAGAGCCTTGTAAGAAATATTTAATCTTAAATATTCTgacctccaaagaattcttccTTTCCATCAATCACTAGCCCTGTTTCTCCTGACATAACAAAGAAGTTTCTACTTACTGTCACTTTCTTAGTTGTTTAGTTTCAGGAAGTTTTCCGTTCTGAATGCTTTGAATTAATCAGTGTTGAGATAAAACATTGCAAATATGCAACTAATTACATAAAAGAGAAAAGAGGAGTGATAGAATAAAAGGAGAATCTATTACAATTAATAACTTGAAACAAGCAACAGAGTCATTACATTCTTCAAAGTTTAAAATATGCTGAACTTTTGAATCCAGGAATTCTCATCAGACTTGTCATAATACATTTCTTGTCCATAACAAGGTTGTTGTCTATAATAACTTTCAATGCCATCTCTACCACTTGCTTCTCCACATCCTACTGAACTTCCAAATATGTACTCTGCAGTTGTTTTGCAATAATCAGTTTCCTTAGGAAGATCGGGCACACGTTCTCTATCACCATTTTCTCTATCTGATTCATTtgtcttcttgtttttcttggcCAAACAAGGCCAATAACCAAGTATACTTTCACAATAATTCAAGACCCCGTCTGAACCATATCCATGTTGAGTTTGAGCCACAATTTGCTTATCACAATCATACTTATCGTACACTTCAATTTTTCCATTTCCATAACCATAATCATAGTACAGCCATGGGTAATCATGACCATTGTTAAATCCTTCAATCTCGAGCTCGTATCCCCTATCATATTGCTCCACCAGGGCACTCTCTAATTCACCATCAGATTCCTTCTCTTCATCAAAATCAGTAGGTTTTTTAAGGTCTATTGACTCCACTATAGCGCCCTCATTGTCACAATCAGACTCATTTCCTTCACCTCCATCAGCTGATTCGCTTTCCTCAAGTGGTTTCGTCTTAGAACTAGAACCAGAATCATTGTCACCATAAGGTGAAGGAATTGAATTATAAGAAAAAGCATCAGGAGATAAGCCAGTAGGGTTCGGATTGGAACGAGGATAACAAATTTTATCCGATGGTGGAAGAGGCTTGCCATAAGTGTTAGTTTGATCATAACCACCATCATAAGGAGTTGAATCATACTCATCATAGCTACCATCATAAGGAGTTGGATCATAAACCTCGTTATTTAGCTCATTAAACGTAACCTTCTTGTAAGAAATGAAATATTGTGTTTGATAAGTAGGTGGATCATATTCCACAATAGTACTAGGATCACTGAAACTATGCATAGAGTAATACATTTCAGAATTATTAACATAATTCGGATCATACAAATTAGTATATTCGATCTGTTTTCGATCATCGATATCATAAGAAGAGTATATAGTCTGGGAAGCATCATAAGTAATGGAATGATTGTAGTCAATTGTATGAGGCTCAAAATTAGAGTAGGATTGTGAGTAATAAAATGGAACAACATCCTGACTAGTGTAATAAGAAGAATCTTGATACTCACCAGTGTAGCCATCCAAATAAGTTGAGTTGTAGTATGCCATTGGAGATGCTTATTGAAGATTCTTTCTTTACAAGTGTTGAAGATGAGAGGAGATCCGTAAAGAACTCATTGGGTACACAAGTCACACGTTGGTTGGTTCACAAGGAAAGTGAAGAAAGTTAAATAGTTAAAGACTCTCACTTGGttattttaactttttcaatttttttttttgttGGAAATGAGAAGCATCTATAAATCATCTACAATGTAATCAAGGAGGGATTGCAGAGAGTTCGTGTGGCTATGAATGATGATGAGCTCAGTGGTTATCTAGAAAAGAGATGAATAGAGTAAAGGTGAATGCAATGCATGTGAAGAATTTGGTGGTATATGCATGATGATTATTACAAAAAAACAAGAAGTGGCGTCAAGTGTTGTGTTTATCACATTAAGGATCGAGGATTGAGACGACTTTGAGGATTGTTTTACCTAACTTTACGATTACAAGTCGGTGGAGGATCCAGCATAGAAGTAGAGAAGAGGTTTACCCAAAAAAATAATTTCAAGAAGGTTATTTTAATTCATTGTATTAAAAAACAGTTATTTACCTTATTTTGAGCTCATGATTCGATCATATATTCAACTTTTCACTCAAGCTACCAGACTCTCTTTCCTGTGGGCAATCACAATGGGTTTGATATAAAAAAATGTTACTTTCTCCATTTTCCTAATCTCATAATTATTGAGCCTCAACTGGAGTGACAAGAGTTTGTCCTAAATTCCTATTTCCCTTAAGTTATGTTAAAAAAATCTTATAATTGCTATCTACAAAATTATTGGGAAATACAAAACCATTCatacattttatctttataaaatcaacgcattatattatattatatctTATCTATAATCATGTattgttattttttttaa
This window contains:
- the LOC141671938 gene encoding uncharacterized protein LOC141671938 isoform X1; amino-acid sequence: MAYYNSTYLDGYTGEYQDSSYYTSQDVVPFYYSQSYSNFEPHTIDYNHSITYDASQTIYSSYDIDDRKQIEYTNLYDPNYVNNSEMYYSMHSFSDPSTIVEYDPPTYQTQYFISYKKVTFNELNNEVYDPTPYDGSYDEYDSTPYDGGYDQTNTYGKPLPPSDKICYPRSNPNPTGLSPDAFSYNSIPSPYGDNDSGSSSKTKPLEESESADGGEGNESDCDNEGAIVESIDLKKPTDFDEEKESDGELESALVEQYDRGYELEIEGFNNGHDYPWLYYDYGYGNGKIEVYDKYDCDKQIVAQTQHGYGSDGVLNYCESILGYWPCLAKKNKKTNESDRENGDRERVPDLPKETDYCKTTAEYIFGSSVGCGEASGRDGIESYYRQQPCYGQEMYYDKSDENSWIQKFSIF
- the LOC141671938 gene encoding uncharacterized protein LOC141671938 isoform X2, which produces MATLVTFNELNNEVYDPTPYDGSYDEYDSTPYDGGYDQTNTYGKPLPPSDKICYPRSNPNPTGLSPDAFSYNSIPSPYGDNDSGSSSKTKPLEESESADGGEGNESDCDNEGAIVESIDLKKPTDFDEEKESDGELESALVEQYDRGYELEIEGFNNGHDYPWLYYDYGYGNGKIEVYDKYDCDKQIVAQTQHGYGSDGVLNYCESILGYWPCLAKKNKKTNESDRENGDRERVPDLPKETDYCKTTAEYIFGSSVGCGEASGRDGIESYYRQQPCYGQEMYYDKSDENSWIQKFSIF